A section of the Deltaproteobacteria bacterium genome encodes:
- a CDS encoding HD-GYP domain-containing protein — MDKPNKKLKKIQTKDLTVGMYVHDVGRKWFDHPWTRKSKLVASIEDIQQLIEYGIKEVTIDLTRSASRPKEDDRTKESLKKSQKSKQVENQIQKEPEALPDVVTFEEELPRARETYLTALETTREFLADARAGREINVPKVQDNVEDIIESAFRNRDASLALIKLKTYDEYTLTHSLNVAVLAIGMSCHVNLSRSKIRRLGLGAILHDIGKTKVPLKILNKRSTLTEKEFRAVKSHTVVGAHMLEKTKKIPEEAILVARHHHERIDGSGYPDGISGDQIDDFIAITGMSDVYDALTSDRVYRTSILPHEALKVIFALRDIQFNSLWVERFTQCLGIYPAGTLIKLNSGEIAVVINVNRATLLRPRIKIIFDSRGLPHTGPKTIDLSDKKYLDREVVEVLDPKPLGLDLSIYFQS; from the coding sequence GTGGACAAGCCTAATAAAAAGCTGAAGAAAATTCAAACGAAAGACCTGACAGTGGGCATGTATGTTCATGATGTGGGACGAAAATGGTTTGACCACCCCTGGACCAGAAAAAGTAAACTGGTCGCCTCGATCGAGGATATCCAGCAGCTCATAGAATACGGCATCAAAGAGGTTACCATAGACCTGACCCGCAGCGCCTCCCGCCCGAAGGAAGACGATCGAACCAAAGAGAGTCTGAAAAAATCCCAGAAAAGTAAACAGGTCGAAAACCAAATCCAGAAGGAGCCGGAAGCCCTTCCTGACGTTGTTACTTTTGAAGAAGAACTCCCCCGCGCTCGCGAGACATATCTCACTGCCCTTGAGACGACACGGGAGTTCTTGGCTGACGCCCGGGCCGGACGGGAAATCAATGTGCCCAAGGTTCAGGATAACGTTGAGGATATTATCGAGTCTGCCTTCAGGAACCGGGACGCCTCGCTGGCCCTGATTAAACTGAAAACATATGACGAGTACACCCTGACCCATTCCCTGAATGTGGCCGTGCTGGCCATCGGCATGAGCTGCCACGTAAATTTATCCCGCAGCAAAATTCGTCGGTTAGGCCTGGGGGCCATTCTTCACGACATCGGAAAAACCAAGGTGCCGCTGAAAATCCTGAACAAGCGATCAACATTAACCGAGAAGGAATTCAGGGCCGTGAAGTCCCATACGGTGGTTGGGGCTCATATGCTTGAGAAAACAAAAAAAATCCCCGAGGAGGCCATCTTGGTGGCCCGCCATCATCATGAACGGATTGATGGGTCAGGTTACCCGGATGGTATTTCCGGGGATCAAATTGATGATTTCATTGCCATTACTGGTATGTCAGACGTTTATGATGCTTTAACCAGTGACCGGGTTTACCGCACAAGCATACTGCCGCATGAGGCTCTTAAGGTTATCTTTGCCTTGAGAGACATACAGTTTAACTCTCTGTGGGTGGAAAGATTTACCCAATGCCTTGGCATTTACCCGGCCGGGACCCTGATCAAACTTAACAGTGGTGAGATCGCTGTGGTCATAAACGTCAACCGCGCCACCTTACTCCGGCCCAGAATCAAGATCATCTTTGACTCAAGAGGTCTCCCCCATACCGGGCCAAAGACCATTGATCTCAGTGATAAGAAATATCTGGACCGGGAGGTGGTCGAGGTGCTTGATCCCAAACCTCTGGGGTTGGACCTGTCCATCTATTTCCAATCATAA
- a CDS encoding CbbQ/NirQ/NorQ/GpvN family protein, which yields MNLSKKVREFKVEEYRITEKPYYLPIGDEVKLFEAAFRSKIPVLLKGPTGTGKTRFIEYMAYTFGHELGVSEEGNGQSIPLITVACHEDLTATDLVGKFLLKGDETIWVDGPLTKAVKIGAICYLDEIVEARKDTTVIIHPLSDHRRFLTIDKTGRVVRAHDNFLLVISYNPGYQSVIKDLKQSTRQRFMAIDFYYPSRTQEAQIIQHESSVNSEIAYELAKAGEKIRNLKGHALNEGVSTRLLIYAGRLIKEGITARRACEIAIAASLTDEREVQKAISEVISTIFP from the coding sequence ATGAATTTATCTAAAAAAGTTCGAGAATTCAAGGTCGAGGAGTATAGAATTACGGAGAAGCCCTATTACCTCCCAATTGGGGATGAGGTTAAGCTATTTGAGGCGGCCTTTCGTTCAAAGATCCCCGTGCTCCTTAAAGGCCCGACCGGAACGGGAAAGACACGGTTTATTGAATACATGGCCTACACTTTTGGCCATGAGCTTGGCGTCTCGGAAGAAGGCAACGGGCAATCCATTCCACTTATAACAGTGGCCTGCCACGAGGATTTAACAGCGACTGATCTGGTTGGGAAGTTCCTTTTAAAAGGAGATGAAACCATCTGGGTAGATGGACCACTAACCAAAGCAGTCAAGATCGGAGCCATTTGTTATCTCGATGAAATTGTCGAGGCAAGAAAGGACACCACCGTCATCATCCATCCCCTCTCAGATCATCGAAGATTTCTCACAATAGACAAAACCGGAAGAGTTGTCAGGGCCCATGATAACTTCCTGCTCGTGATCTCCTACAATCCAGGATATCAGAGTGTGATCAAGGATTTAAAGCAAAGCACCCGGCAGCGTTTTATGGCGATTGATTTCTATTACCCCTCCCGAACACAGGAGGCCCAGATCATTCAGCATGAAAGTTCAGTCAACAGTGAGATTGCTTACGAACTAGCCAAGGCAGGAGAAAAAATAAGAAACCTGAAGGGACATGCCTTGAACGAAGGGGTCAGTACCCGTCTGCTGATTTATGCCGGGAGGCTGATCAAGGAAGGCATAACGGCCAGGAGGGCTTGCGAGATCGCCATTGCCGCTTCACTGACTGATGAAAGGGAAGTCCAGAAAGCCATTTCAGAAGTCATATCCACAATTTTTCCATAG
- a CDS encoding flagellar brake protein: MEGQPTFSPGLRLIVEFPSIFNNKFNSLFRGFKQNQYVIIDHPIHNSLPVQLDEGIVCMVRFIEAGRACGFMSEVLGFARRPFPLVFLKYPESIESSNIRREERYPVRLNLAFSTDKESDDKNERVKGEILNLSSSGCLLSSPKSFSVETILYLVIPFPEHGLAVDLESEVKNCQKIEDIYHMGLSFSDSLQPVHARVNAYLENLKLLRVRA; encoded by the coding sequence GTGGAAGGACAACCTACTTTTTCTCCGGGTCTGAGACTTATCGTTGAATTCCCCTCTATTTTCAATAACAAGTTCAACTCACTTTTTAGAGGATTTAAACAAAACCAATACGTTATCATAGACCACCCTATACACAACAGTCTGCCGGTTCAGCTAGATGAAGGCATTGTTTGTATGGTTCGGTTTATAGAAGCCGGGAGAGCGTGCGGGTTTATGTCCGAGGTTTTAGGTTTTGCCAGGCGCCCGTTTCCTTTGGTTTTTCTGAAATATCCTGAGTCAATAGAATCTTCAAACATTAGAAGGGAAGAGCGCTACCCTGTCAGGCTCAATCTAGCCTTTTCCACGGATAAGGAGTCAGACGACAAGAATGAGCGGGTCAAAGGCGAGATACTCAACCTTTCCAGCAGCGGATGCCTGCTTAGTTCACCCAAGTCCTTCTCCGTAGAGACCATTTTATACCTTGTCATCCCTTTCCCTGAGCACGGGCTGGCCGTTGATCTTGAAAGTGAAGTGAAAAATTGTCAAAAAATCGAGGACATATACCACATGGGTCTGAGTTTTTCGGACAGTCTTCAGCCAGTCCATGCAAGGGTTAATGCGTATCTGGAAAATCTGAAACTGCTGCGCGTCAGGGCTTAA
- a CDS encoding HD-GYP domain-containing protein, with protein sequence MPARRLKKIQTKDLRVGMFVHDVRRKWFHHPWPHKSKLINSISDIEQLKEFGIKEVTIDLAREVPAKKKAPEDEESAKQDQEINELQDRIGDEAKDQPESVPLEVELPRARKTYLDALETTREFLADTRAGRKINVARVRDNVEEMIESAFRNRDASLALIKLKTYDEYTLTHSLNVGVLAISMGCHINYPRGKIRQLGIGAIFHDLGKTKIPSKIINKKSQLTEEEFKTIKFHPVIGAQILEKTQDISNQSITIARHHHERIDGTGYPDGLSGNQLDPFMIISGISDVYDALSSDRIYHSSILPHEALKSIFALRDIQFDQLWIERFIQCLGIYPAGTLIRLNTGEVAVVLGVNRTSLLRPRVKLLFDSKSFPIPGHKIIDLNDKKHLNQEVVDVLDPKSLGLDLTRYL encoded by the coding sequence ATGCCAGCCAGAAGATTGAAAAAAATTCAAACCAAAGACCTTAGGGTCGGCATGTTTGTTCACGATGTGAGGCGCAAATGGTTCCACCACCCCTGGCCGCACAAGAGCAAACTCATCAATTCGATTAGTGACATCGAGCAGCTTAAGGAGTTCGGTATCAAGGAAGTCACCATTGACCTGGCCCGCGAGGTCCCAGCAAAAAAGAAAGCTCCTGAAGACGAAGAAAGCGCAAAACAAGATCAAGAAATCAATGAACTCCAGGATCGAATTGGAGATGAGGCAAAAGACCAGCCGGAATCCGTGCCCTTGGAAGTGGAGCTGCCTCGAGCCCGGAAGACTTATTTAGACGCTCTGGAAACCACAAGAGAATTCCTGGCTGATACGCGTGCGGGACGCAAGATCAATGTGGCCAGGGTGCGGGACAATGTTGAAGAAATGATCGAGAGTGCCTTCAGGAACCGAGACGCCTCCCTGGCCCTGATCAAACTGAAAACTTATGATGAATACACCCTGACACATTCACTGAATGTGGGCGTCCTGGCCATCAGCATGGGCTGTCATATAAACTACCCCCGGGGTAAGATCCGCCAGTTAGGGATAGGAGCCATCTTTCACGATTTGGGAAAAACCAAGATACCCTCGAAAATCATCAACAAGAAAAGTCAGTTGACTGAGGAAGAGTTCAAGACCATCAAATTTCATCCGGTAATCGGAGCCCAGATACTTGAAAAAACCCAAGATATCTCCAACCAATCCATCACTATAGCCAGACACCACCACGAGCGAATTGATGGCACCGGCTACCCGGACGGGCTGTCTGGAAATCAGCTTGACCCTTTCATGATCATTTCCGGCATATCAGACGTATATGACGCTCTGTCCAGTGACCGGATTTACCACAGCAGTATACTCCCGCATGAGGCCCTCAAGTCCATCTTCGCCTTAAGGGACATACAGTTCGACCAGCTCTGGATTGAAAGGTTTATCCAGTGTCTAGGCATTTACCCGGCTGGCACCTTAATCAGACTCAATACCGGTGAAGTGGCCGTGGTCTTAGGTGTCAACCGCACCAGCCTGCTCAGACCAAGAGTCAAGCTTCTCTTTGATTCAAAAAGCTTCCCCATACCCGGGCACAAGATCATTGATCTTAATGATAAAAAGCACCTGAATCAGGAGGTTGTTGACGTTCTAGACCCTAAAAGCCTGGGCCTGGACCTTACCAGGTATCTGTGA
- a CDS encoding HD domain-containing protein, with protein sequence MGSELIELRDKLDEDEARTLSPRACLSREALRRRPDKTAAQDHRQNYAIDVDRILHSLAFTRYIDKTQVFYLIKDDHISHRVLHVQFVSRIARTIGRHLGLNLDLIEAIALGHDLGHAPFGHDGEIYLSRLCQRHHIGHFVHAAQSVEFLEKIERKGQGLNLSLQVLDGILAHDGEVDIRSLGPEPSLSFDELDRHMEGKIKDPSVDFAPMTFEGCVVRLADTISYIGRDIEDAIRLELIRRADLPADCVRVLGDTNGKIVYTLVTDLIQTSIRENIVGFSPERAQALVKLKDFNRERIYFNINIKTEAEKIEALFRLIFERLQNDLQSGQENSPIFKEFLQNMAPGYFEGRPSAAVVRDFVAGMTDEYFLAEGRRMLLPQYRVRGSA encoded by the coding sequence ATGGGTTCAGAACTGATAGAGTTGCGTGATAAATTGGATGAAGACGAGGCTCGAACGCTTTCACCCCGGGCCTGCCTGAGCCGTGAAGCGCTTCGACGACGCCCGGATAAAACTGCTGCTCAAGATCACCGCCAAAACTATGCCATTGATGTTGATCGTATCCTGCACTCCCTGGCTTTTACAAGGTACATTGATAAAACTCAGGTCTTCTATTTAATCAAAGACGACCATATCTCCCACCGGGTTCTTCATGTACAGTTCGTTTCCCGTATCGCCCGAACCATAGGTCGGCACCTGGGCCTGAATCTGGACCTGATCGAGGCCATCGCGTTGGGGCACGATCTGGGCCATGCCCCTTTTGGCCATGACGGCGAGATATACCTCTCCCGGCTCTGCCAGAGGCATCACATAGGCCATTTCGTTCATGCGGCCCAAAGCGTTGAGTTCTTGGAAAAGATTGAGCGCAAAGGCCAGGGCTTGAACTTAAGCCTCCAGGTACTTGACGGCATCCTGGCTCATGACGGAGAGGTGGACATTAGGTCTTTAGGCCCTGAGCCGAGTCTTTCCTTTGACGAGCTTGATCGCCACATGGAGGGGAAAATAAAGGATCCTTCGGTTGATTTTGCACCTATGACTTTTGAGGGGTGTGTAGTACGGCTGGCCGACACTATCAGCTATATCGGGCGAGACATAGAGGACGCCATTCGACTGGAGTTGATTCGCCGGGCCGACCTGCCTGCTGATTGCGTCCGCGTCCTCGGTGACACCAATGGGAAGATTGTCTATACACTGGTCACTGACTTGATTCAGACCAGCATCAGGGAAAATATTGTTGGCTTTAGCCCGGAGCGGGCGCAGGCCCTGGTCAAGCTCAAGGATTTCAACCGCGAGCGAATCTACTTTAATATAAACATTAAAACCGAAGCCGAAAAAATCGAAGCGCTTTTTAGGCTGATTTTTGAACGCCTTCAAAATGATCTCCAGTCCGGTCAGGAGAATAGCCCGATTTTTAAAGAATTTCTTCAAAATATGGCTCCAGGCTATTTTGAGGGCCGACCCTCGGCTGCAGTGGTCCGGGATTTTGTGGCCGGCATGACGGATGAATACTTTTTGGCCGAGGGGAGACGAATGCTTCTGCCTCAATACCGGGTCCGAGGGTCTGCTTGA
- a CDS encoding YggS family pyridoxal phosphate-dependent enzyme, with product MTSSSIKERLAMVIDRIQEACLRVGREPAEVQLVAVTKTLSSDTVRAGLDAGLKVFGENYIQEARIKIEEIGPSATWHFIGHLQTNKAKYAVKLFNMIQTVDSIKLANELNKRAKNIDRRIPILVQVNISEEESKSGVDKAHTADLVAELDELPNLEVRGLMTMPPFFDQPDKARPYFTALRKLKESISPSLTELSMGMSGDFEVAVEEGATIVRVGTAIFGPRS from the coding sequence ATGACCTCATCCTCAATCAAGGAACGCCTCGCAATGGTGATTGACCGAATCCAGGAGGCCTGCCTTCGGGTCGGCCGGGAGCCGGCAGAGGTTCAACTGGTTGCTGTGACGAAAACCTTGTCCAGCGACACTGTCCGGGCTGGACTTGATGCCGGGCTGAAAGTCTTTGGGGAGAACTACATACAGGAAGCCCGCATAAAGATTGAGGAGATTGGCCCTTCTGCCACCTGGCATTTTATCGGCCATCTCCAGACCAACAAGGCCAAGTATGCGGTCAAGCTCTTTAACATGATCCAAACCGTGGACAGTATAAAACTTGCCAATGAGCTGAACAAACGGGCAAAAAATATAGACCGCCGCATACCCATTCTCGTCCAGGTCAATATCTCTGAGGAGGAATCCAAGTCTGGAGTGGACAAGGCCCACACCGCCGACCTTGTAGCCGAGCTGGACGAGCTACCGAATCTTGAGGTGCGGGGCCTTATGACCATGCCTCCTTTCTTCGACCAGCCGGACAAGGCCAGGCCCTACTTTACGGCATTGAGGAAGCTCAAGGAAAGTATCAGCCCCTCGCTGACCGAGCTGTCCATGGGGATGTCCGGCGACTTTGAGGTCGCTGTCGAGGAAGGCGCGACCATCGTTCGCGTTGGCACGGCCATCTTCGGACCTCGATCATAA
- the maf gene encoding septum formation inhibitor Maf encodes MSGLCLILASNSPRRRELLTLAGIDFEIQPSEVDETVKPGETPSAYVLRLARAKAEWCADHNPVSWILGADTIVVLDSKIMGKPRNRAEAAKMLQGLSGRRHEVLTGYCLLNRKLNECQCNCVRTEVEFRRLTSSDIENYLDSKEPIGKAGAYAIQGRGAALVSTINGSYTNVVGLPLAEVIELLRRFDLAP; translated from the coding sequence ATGAGCGGTCTCTGTTTAATCCTAGCCTCGAATTCGCCCCGGAGAAGAGAACTCCTGACGCTGGCCGGGATTGATTTCGAGATTCAGCCGAGTGAGGTGGACGAAACAGTCAAGCCCGGCGAGACCCCATCAGCTTATGTGCTCCGCCTGGCTCGAGCCAAAGCAGAATGGTGCGCGGATCATAATCCCGTTTCCTGGATTCTGGGTGCTGACACCATCGTCGTTCTGGATAGTAAGATTATGGGTAAACCAAGGAACAGGGCCGAAGCGGCCAAGATGCTGCAAGGACTTTCCGGCCGACGCCATGAAGTATTAACAGGTTACTGTTTATTAAACAGGAAGCTGAATGAATGCCAGTGCAACTGCGTCCGGACTGAGGTTGAATTCAGGCGGCTCACGTCTTCAGACATCGAGAACTATCTCGATTCCAAGGAACCGATCGGCAAGGCCGGGGCTTATGCCATCCAGGGCCGGGGGGCCGCCCTGGTCAGTACAATCAACGGCTCTTACACCAACGTGGTTGGATTGCCTCTGGCTGAGGTAATCGAACTACTGAGACGATTTGATCTGGCGCCCTAG
- a CDS encoding TatD family hydrolase, which produces MNLIDSHAHLDLKEFDSDRKDVLKRAKEAGLVHIITIGINVESSARAIDLAAKNDFISATVGFHPHDAKSLTPAGLDRLRDLGRSEQVVGFGEIGLDFFRNLSPHHLQEKAFDDLIHLGLELDLPLIIHDREAHQKIYSHLSAVRSSLKRGVIHCFSGDYNLARRFLDLGFHLSIPGTITFPKAETLRRVVAKVPLESILLETDCPFLAPAPKRGKRNEPALIRFTAAELARIKGVSVEEVAAITTAAVRSLFKLPEPPRSGL; this is translated from the coding sequence TTGAACCTAATTGACAGTCACGCACATCTGGACCTGAAAGAATTTGACTCAGACAGAAAGGATGTTCTGAAAAGAGCCAAAGAAGCGGGGCTGGTTCACATCATAACCATTGGCATCAATGTGGAAAGTTCAGCCCGCGCCATAGACCTGGCTGCAAAAAACGACTTCATCTCAGCTACGGTCGGATTCCATCCCCATGACGCCAAGAGCCTCACACCGGCCGGGCTTGACCGGCTTCGAGACCTGGGCCGGTCCGAGCAGGTGGTCGGCTTCGGTGAAATCGGCCTGGATTTTTTCAGAAACCTCTCACCGCACCACCTCCAGGAAAAGGCCTTTGACGATCTTATTCATCTGGGCCTGGAGCTGGATCTGCCTCTGATCATTCATGACCGGGAGGCCCATCAGAAAATCTATAGCCACCTCTCAGCCGTTCGGTCCAGCCTGAAGAGGGGGGTGATTCATTGTTTTTCCGGCGACTACAACCTGGCTCGCCGTTTTCTTGATTTGGGGTTTCACCTGTCCATCCCGGGCACGATCACCTTTCCCAAGGCAGAAACCCTGCGCCGGGTTGTGGCTAAAGTTCCCCTGGAATCTATCCTCCTGGAAACGGACTGCCCCTTTCTGGCCCCGGCGCCCAAACGAGGAAAGCGCAATGAACCGGCCCTGATCAGATTTACTGCCGCCGAACTAGCCCGCATCAAGGGGGTGTCTGTTGAAGAAGTGGCCGCAATCACCACGGCAGCTGTCAGGTCCCTTTTTAAACTCCCCGAACCTCCAAGGTCAGGTTTATGA